Within Desulfobacter sp., the genomic segment TGATCCTGGGCATTGCCGTGGGGGCCGGCATCCACGGGTTTGTGCCCGAAGGTGTCATGGCATCGGTCATGGGCAAGGGGGCCTGGTGGTCCGTGCCCCTTTCAGTACTCATCGGGGTGCCCATGTATTCCAATGCCGCCGGGGTCATCCCCGTGGTGGAGGCCCTGCTGGGCAAGGGGGCGGCCCTGGGATCCGTCCTGGCATTCATGATGAGTGTGATCGCCCTTTCCCTGCCGGAGATGGTGATCCTGCGCAAGGTGCTCAAGCCCAGGCTCATCGGCGTGTTTATCGCTGTGGTGGCCTGCGGCATTTTATTGGTCGGCTATTTGTTTAATATGATTTTATGATTCAGGAGACAGGATAATGGAAATAAAAGTACTGGGACCGGGCTGTGCCAAATGCAAGAAAACCGATAAACTGGTCCGGGAAGTGGTGGCTGAACTCGGGGCGGATGCAGATGTGGAAAAAGTGACGGATATGATGCAGATCGCCTCCTACGGGGTGTTCGGCACCCCTTCGGTGATTGTTGACGGGGAGGTGAAATGTTCGGGCAAGGTGCCCAAGAAAGACGAAATAAAGTCCTGGCTCCAGGGCTGATACTCCAGGACACAAAACAGCCGCTGCCCGCCTTTGAGGGCAGCGGCTGTTTTGCCGTCTGTACGTTTAATCTTCGTCTTTCCAGGAAAAGGTCCGGTCCACGGCCTTTTTCCATCCTTTGTAGAATTTATCTCTTTTTTCTTCGGCCATGCCCGGTTCCCAGGTGGTATGAACATGCCAGTTTTCCTTGAGGGCATCGGTGTCAGGCCAGAATCCCACGGCAAGCCCTGCGGCATAGGCTGCGCCCAGGGCGGTGGTCTCCGCCACCTTGGGCCGGGTCACGGCCGTATTCAGAATATCGGCCTGGAACTGCATCAGGGTGTTGTTGGCCACCATGCCGCCGTCCACCTTTAAGGATTTGAGATCCAGTTCATCCCCCAGGTCCTGGATAATGGCTTCCACAATGTCCCGGGTCTGAAAGGCCGACGCTTCCAGGACGGCCCGGGCAATGTGTCCCCGGTTGGCAAACTGGGTGAGCCCTGCGATGACGCCCCGGGCATCGGACTGCCAGTAGGGGGCAAAGAGTCCCGAAAAGGCCGGTACAAAATACACATCCCCGTTGTCTTCAACCGTGTTGGCCAGGGCTTCTATCTCCGGGGCCTCCTTGATCAGCCCCAGGTTGTCCCTGACCCACTGCACCAGCGCCCCTGCATAGGCGATGGAGCCCTCCAGGGCATACACCGGTGCCTGGTCCCCGATCTGGTATCCCAGGGTGGTGAGCAGGCCGTTCTGGGAGAAACGGATATCGCTGCCGGTGTTGAACAGAAGGAAACAGCCGGTGCCGTAGGTGTTTTTAGCTTCTCCGGGGGCAAAACAGGTCTGGCCGAAAAGGGCGGCCTGCTGGTCCCCCAGGGCCCCGCCGATGGGAACCTCCGTGTTCAGGGGGCCGCTGTATTCGGTTCTGCCGTATGCCTGCGGGTCGGAAGAGGGGACGATTCTGGGCAGACAGGTTTCCGGGATTCCGAATGTCTTAAGGATATCCCGGTCCCAGGCCAGGGTTTTCAGGTCCATGAGCAGGGTCCGGGAGGCGTTGGTCACGTCCGTGACATAGGACCCCTTGCCCGGGCCGCCGGTAAGATTCCAGGTCACCCAGGTGTCCATGGTGCCGAAACAGGCCTCTCCCTTGTCAACAGCCGCCTTGACCTCGGGAACATTATCGATCATCCATTTGATTTTGGGGCCTGAAAAATAAGTGGCTGTGGGCAGGCCGGTGGTCTGGCGGAAGGCATCCTTGCCGTGGGCCCTGTCCAGTTCCCGGCAGATTTTATCCGACCGGGTGCACTGCCAGACAATGGCATTGTACAGGGGGTCTCCCGTGTTTTTGTTCCAGGCCACAACGGTTTCCCGCTGGTTGGTAATACCGATGGCCGCCAGGTCCTTTCCGGTAATGCCTGCTTTTTCCAGGGCGCCCCGGATCACGGTCTGGGTATTTTTCCAGATTTGCCGTCCGTCGTGTTCCACCCAGCCGGGTCTGGGCAGGATCTGGTCGTGTTCCATCTGGTCCAGGCCGATGATGGCCCCGTTCTTGTCGAATATGATAAAGCGCGTACTGGTGGTGCCCTGGTCCAGTGCTCCGAGATATGCTGCCATAGAATGCCTCCGTCACGTCGTGGTTCGGTTATTATTATTGATCATTTACATACAATACTTATGGGAATTGATCAATTTTTTTGGGCCGGGTCGGGCGGTCAGGTAAAAATATCGTAAAAGGCCCGGAGGATGGTGGGGTAACAGTCTGTCCCGGTCTGATATATATGATACATATGCCGGATACGCAAAATCGCATTAAACGAAAAGCGTAAAGGTGAATCGTGTTTTTTGGGCCCAACGGTTTTTCCTGTGACTCCGGCAGGTTCCGGTAATTGCCGCAGGAGGGAAAAAGATATGCACAAGGCGCTTGACAATTGGACGGGGGCTTGATTAGGTAGGAAAATTACCCGTCAGGGACAATCCAAACATAGGGAGGTTTCTCCATGGCAGATGCTCCGTTCACTGATCAGGAATCTTGTAGTGCGCAGGATTTGAACCGGGACGAAAAACAGGCCCTGGTGGTTGACATGCTCACCCGCATCATCGTGCATTACGGCCTGTGGTTTAATGAGGTCCAGCACCAGTTGGGGATGGAAAGGGCGCTGTCCGCCCTGGACAAGGCCACCAAGAACAGTTTGGGCATTGCCATGAAGCATTTATCCGGCGCCCTTGGGTTTGAACTTGAAAACGGGATGCCCAAAGCCCTGGCACAGCTGGATGACAACACCCTGGAAACGCTGTTGCCGGCCGTGGCCAAATCCTGGCTGGCCAATGACGGGGTCTGGTTTCAGGCGGTGGAATTCGACCACGGCATGAACGATGCCAAGCGGTGCAACGATTCCTGCTGGACGAGATTTTCCCCCTACGAGGCCCATGCCATAAAAAATATCCTGGGCCTGGGGGAGCGTCCCGGCCTGGAGGGATTGAAAAAAGCGTTGAATTTCAGAATGTATGCCTTTATAAACCGGCAGACAATGGTTGACGAAGGACCGAAAAGTTTTGTATTTGAGATGAGTGAATGCCGGGTCCAGCAGGCACGGCTGAGAAAAGGGCTTGATGATTACCCCTGCAAGTCGGCCGGACTTGTGGAATATACCTATTTTGCCCGGGCCGTAGACCCGCGGATACGAACCGAATGCATCGGGTGTCCCCCCGACGCCCACCCCGAGGACTGGTTCTGTGCCTGGCGGTTTATCCTAGATGATTGATTTTGTAAAACCTGATTTTAAAAATACTAAAGTAGACCTGTAAAAATATAAGGAAGGGATTGAATTATGGGAGTCATTTCTGACAAGATCCAGGATTTGAAGCAGAGAAAAGAAAAACTCAAGGGCATGGGCGGTGAAAAAGCCCTGGCCAAGCGGCGTGAGAAGGGCGTGCTCAATGCCAGGGAGCGCCTGGACCTGCTCTTTGACGCCGGCACTTTCAGGGAAGTGGATATGTTCGTCACCCATCGGTGCACCAATTTCGGCATGGAAACCAAGGAAATTCCGGCGGATGGCGTGGTCACCGGTTACGGCCGGGTTGACGGGCGTACGGTTTTTGCCTATGCCCAGGATTTTACGGCCCGTGCCGGTTCCATGGGGGAGATGCAGGCCAAGAAAATCTGCAAGGTCATGGACCTGGCCATGAAGGCCGGCGCCCCCATCATCGGGATGAACGACTCCGGCGGCGCCCGGATCCAGGAGGGCATCGACGCCCTGTCCGGATACGGTGAGATCTTTTTTAGAAATTCAGCGGCTTCCGGAGTGATCCCCCAGATTTCCGCCATCATGGGCCCCACGGCCGGCGGCGCGGTCTACTCCCCGGCCATGACCGAT encodes:
- a CDS encoding cytosolic protein, giving the protein MADAPFTDQESCSAQDLNRDEKQALVVDMLTRIIVHYGLWFNEVQHQLGMERALSALDKATKNSLGIAMKHLSGALGFELENGMPKALAQLDDNTLETLLPAVAKSWLANDGVWFQAVEFDHGMNDAKRCNDSCWTRFSPYEAHAIKNILGLGERPGLEGLKKALNFRMYAFINRQTMVDEGPKSFVFEMSECRVQQARLRKGLDDYPCKSAGLVEYTYFARAVDPRIRTECIGCPPDAHPEDWFCAWRFILDD
- the glpK gene encoding glycerol kinase GlpK, coding for MAAYLGALDQGTTSTRFIIFDKNGAIIGLDQMEHDQILPRPGWVEHDGRQIWKNTQTVIRGALEKAGITGKDLAAIGITNQRETVVAWNKNTGDPLYNAIVWQCTRSDKICRELDRAHGKDAFRQTTGLPTATYFSGPKIKWMIDNVPEVKAAVDKGEACFGTMDTWVTWNLTGGPGKGSYVTDVTNASRTLLMDLKTLAWDRDILKTFGIPETCLPRIVPSSDPQAYGRTEYSGPLNTEVPIGGALGDQQAALFGQTCFAPGEAKNTYGTGCFLLFNTGSDIRFSQNGLLTTLGYQIGDQAPVYALEGSIAYAGALVQWVRDNLGLIKEAPEIEALANTVEDNGDVYFVPAFSGLFAPYWQSDARGVIAGLTQFANRGHIARAVLEASAFQTRDIVEAIIQDLGDELDLKSLKVDGGMVANNTLMQFQADILNTAVTRPKVAETTALGAAYAAGLAVGFWPDTDALKENWHVHTTWEPGMAEEKRDKFYKGWKKAVDRTFSWKDED
- a CDS encoding TM0996/MTH895 family glutaredoxin-like protein; the encoded protein is MEIKVLGPGCAKCKKTDKLVREVVAELGADADVEKVTDMMQIASYGVFGTPSVIVDGEVKCSGKVPKKDEIKSWLQG